The nucleotide sequence CTCAGGCCGTCCAAAACCTTTTCAAGCTTTTTAAAACCTCCGCTTAAAGGGTCTCCGCCTGAAACAAGGATTTCCGTAACCTGAGGCTTGCTTTTGATGTAGTCCGTAACTTCCTTTAATTCTCTGTCTCCAATATAGCTTTGAGATCTGGCGGTTAGGCCCCGTCTAAAGCAATAACGGCAATATGAAAGGCATTTTCCTGTCGTTATAAGAAGTACCCTGTTTTCGTATTGATGGACAAGGTAGGGGCTAATACAGTATTTTTGCTCGCCTAGAGGGTCGGCAGTTTCGTAAGAGCATACGGTTTTTTCGCAGTCTGAAGGCTCAACTTGGAGGCGGAGGGCCTTTGAGTCTTCGGGCTCTGCTTCGTCTATCAGTTTTTGAAAAGCGGAGGAAATTAAGACGGGCTGCTCAAAATCTGCTGTTTCAGCAGCCGAAAATTCCCTCCAATTTTTTTCGCTCATATTTTAAGTGTTTGCTCTTTAAATATTTTCGACACCGAACATCATGGCTGCCATAACTTTTGCGTCGCTTATGATATTCTTTATAAAAGCATATTCGTTGGGCTGATGGCAGCTGTCATCAAGGGAGCTCCAAACAACGGCATTAAAGCCCTTAGCTCTAAGACAGGCAGCGACCGTTCCGCCTCCTATTCCTATCGTAGAGGTTTCAATTCCTTTTACCTTTTTTACGGCAGATGAAAGAAGGCTTACAATCTTCGCATTCTTAGGTGTTGCAGGGGAAGCCTCAGGCTCATCATATTCAAACCTGATACCCACTCCGTACTTTTTTTCAACCTCTGAAGCTCTCTTTTGCATTTCTTTTAGGACTTCGTTTACATCGTAAGAAGGAAGAATTCGGCAGTCTACATAAAAAACATCGTCACCCGGAATTGTGTTTACATTCGGTACATTGGCTTCTTTTTTAGTCGGTTGGAAGGTTGAATAATTAGGCGAAAATAAATCGTCTTTTTTGTTAAAATGATTTTCCAAGTCGTTTAAGCTGAGGGCAAGGTCGCAGGCTGCAACAAAGGCGTTTTTGCCCGTGTTAGGCATTGAAGCATGGGTTTGGACGCCATTCGTAATAACCTTTAGCCAAAGGCCGGTTTTTTCGGCTATTTCTATCGTTTCTCCCTTAGGGTCGCCTCCATCTGGTACAAGAATCAAATCATTGTTTGTAAAAAGATTGTGCTTATTGAGGAGGTAAATTATACCGTAT is from Treponema denticola and encodes:
- a CDS encoding M20 family metallo-hydrolase; this translates as MSTFKKITDFIESKTDDIIGLERLLTSIPAMAPESDGDGELKKCEALEKYLKEAGFSNFERLDAPDERVSSKIRPNLIVTIPGKNDKERLWIMSHLDVVPPGDLSKWESDPWTVIEKDGKLIGRGVEDNQQGLVSSVFAAMAFIKLGITPEHTIKLLFVADEEVGSQYGIIYLLNKHNLFTNNDLILVPDGGDPKGETIEIAEKTGLWLKVITNGVQTHASMPNTGKNAFVAACDLALSLNDLENHFNKKDDLFSPNYSTFQPTKKEANVPNVNTIPGDDVFYVDCRILPSYDVNEVLKEMQKRASEVEKKYGVGIRFEYDEPEASPATPKNAKIVSLLSSAVKKVKGIETSTIGIGGGTVAACLRAKGFNAVVWSSLDDSCHQPNEYAFIKNIISDAKVMAAMMFGVENI